The nucleotide sequence agtgaagcatgtatgttgtggtagtgctcctttaatttcccgagtgaggaaaacttctcggttggagacttgaaaaatccaagtcactgagtggtcataAGACTTTTGAGTATCAAGGtatagtagcatatggtaggagtcacCCAAGTCTCTggttgagggagttgacgaatgaggcatttcctttctaagtggtagcccaaaactcctcattcatatatatttgttatgaaagttgttaggcccaaagaagaggaggcctaggcaattttttttctttcgaatttttgaatttttggatttccgaaaaaaaaaatatatatatatatatatatatatatttttttttaaaagctttgtaggtgaagctttggtgttgaagctttgtaggtggaGCTTTAaggttgaaactttgttgggcaccatgaattgattttgcttcacactatcttgatcaagatagtgtgaagcttttgtaagtgaagcttttgtgttgaagctttgtaggtgaagcttttgtgggtgaaacttttgtaggcgAAGCTtctgtgggtcaagcttttgtaggtgaagcttttgtgggtcaagcttttgtaggtgaagcttttgtgggtcgagcttttataggtcaagcttttgagaatttgtagttgtcctccattgatgaagcttttgttggtgaagcttttgtgttgaagcttttgtgttgaagctttaaggttgaatctttgttgggcaccatgaattgattttgcttcacactatcttgatcaagatagtgtgaagcttttgagagttgtggttgaactgctttgatgaagctcttattggcaccataaattggttttgcttcacactgtcttgatcaagaatgtgtgaagcttttgagagttgtgcttgtcctccattgatgaagctcttgttggcatcataaattggttttgtttcacactgtcttgatcaagagtgtgtaaagcttttgagaattgtggttaccctccattgatgaagctcttgttggcaccataaattgatgaaGCTAATGTGTTCATCTCctccctttttgtttttgttttttaagggGAATAGGGGGTGctgcaagtttgaaatttgaaaactcccTAGCTTCTGTGGAAGTTTGAAGACTTTCCATGTGGGgttttctcatggtttgaattttgaatttcaaatttctttggccatgttgaaccctataagaatgagaagtttccactcttttcattgtcttcatttgctcattttgtagtgatttttggAGATAGAGTGCTCTTATAGTTGAGAGGGATTCCGACATTGCTTTGCACGATCTTCAGGTTGGTAATCTTCTCCACTAGATCACATGctttcattcttgttgaattgtttgagtgttcatGTATTTGGTTGAGAACATAATGAACTGATTGAGCTTTTCTCCACGCcctaggaacttccttatgtttcgatctttcatgtggtgatagagtttgtttctgtttgttgtagatgtcagagtTTGGAAGTCTTAGTGATGAAAGTCTAGCAGATATACTAGATTTTCAGCTGAATACATACTCATTACCACTTAGTTTTGCGTTGAATCCTCTCACACTGTCCATAATTTCTTTTAACTATTTATTTGGAAAAGAGACCATACCCAGAAATTAACCACATTCAATTGCCAAAGctatcttaattaattatttgggatTGCACATTACATTCATGATCAAGCTTGACACATAAAGACCAAACCGCACATATCTTACAGTCATAATTAAAACCTACACTTTTCTCAGGGCCAGTGGCCTTTTCTTGACACAGAAAAGCTTAATTAAACATACATCACAGTGAGATTCGAATTCTACCTTTAGATAATGCGTAAATCATAAATGCTCTCGATCACTAGCCACGAgcttattatattttaaaaaggACCAGATTTTTGCACGAATTCAATTCGTCTTCTCTTAGTCGTTGTAAACAGATATATTCGGCCTTGGCTCAAATCTTCATCAAATGGCTGCTTCTCTTCTTTTGCTACAAATGGCTTCTTGTCAGGGTAAGCCTGAGACTTAGGAAGTGAGCCAGTGTCCTTCGTAGAGTTCTCTGCTTTGCTTTCATCATCATGGTACGATGAAATATTTGGCTCAAATTCTTCAACCCCAACGAATGGTTTTTTCATGTTTTCATGGCAGTCCTCGGCTTTCCTTTTTGGTGTTAAATCAGGAACTTCAACAAGGAGGCCTCCAATTGCTTGGGGCATAGATTGCTCATTCATGACAGTTTTCCAGTATTCTCCTACACCTCCTCTGGATTCAATAGGTTTAGCAAACTGATCCACAAGTGAGAGAGagtaagaaaaacaaaataatttgtGTTCTATCATTCAAATTAATGACGCCACATATAcatatttaaacaaatatttacGTACATAGTCGAAATGAATTTGACAATAATAAAGCACAATAAAAGTAAGAAAGATGTTATTATCACTCCAAAAAGTGGATCCCAAGATATATAGAAATACAAGGGAGAAGAATATTTcgttcttttatttcaaaattaaCATATATAAAATGCTTATGTTCTCAAATTGTGACTATTGATTAATTTAATTGATTCTTGTTGGAATTTGTCGTATGGATTCACAGTTTGATAATATAAGTTGGCAAGAAAACATTACACTATATATATTGTGGAAGAAAATTTTCAACGTAACTATGATAGAAGAGTTCAGTCATCTATCAAGTTTTTGGCTTAAAAGATTTGGCAGGTAACATATTTTAAGCAACAACATTATGGATATCACAAATGCTTACCAAAAGAAGAGTGAAGAGAGCTAAGGTAGCACAAAGGGACTTCATGTTTGAATGGTATTCAAAAGGTTTGCTTGTAGTTGTACGTCGAATGATATGAAACTCAGACTACTTATAGATAATTTGGGAGGAGAATAATGTCTTGAAATATGTCATAGCAGTATGCACATGATAATCAAGTTGGGGTTGGGGACGGGGTTGGTGATGACGGATAGCGATTATGAATAAAATATCATGGTGGTATTCCCGATCAGGTAAGAGTGGTGTGCGGATATTTGTTTTGATGGTTTTCAGACTTGGAAGAAATCAATGGTGGACCTAATTAGGGACCCCAAGGTTTTGGAAGGATTCCTTAATATATATGCTTTTTTATCAAGTAGAGTCTCAGTCACTTATTTTGTACATGTAATAGACTTTTTCACGTGGTATGACTCCGACATaagattatatatatagatacatacatacatacatacctTTTATCCAAAGGGATGGGTGTGTCTAAGGTGCAGATGAAGCGTGTGGACGATCCGTGCGGACAAGGATCTAACGGCTAAAAATAGATGAGCTCACGAATAGAACCTAGTCGTTGTGAGCTGGTGCAtttagaaaattttaaatttttttatttagttggCATGTTTTTGTTTGACGGAGAAAAATAGGAGGCAAGCGAGAAATAAGGGTTGGCCATTGCATGCATAGAAGACggaaaaagagaggaagagaggcaAACATAGGGAGCTACAAACTGATTATCGGAAATTATTTAAgtattcaaataatttttttatattttaattttatacatCATAAATAATTATGTTGGACGTACAATAATGCATATTTTATGGTGACAATAGACTTTGCATGAAGATGGACAATATCACGTGGTAAATATTCTTTATAATTCACAACGTCCCAATTCACGATTTAGTGTAGTTGTTTTCTTTCTAACATTTCCTCCCTTTGCCTTCAAGCTAAAAGAAATCCTCCTAGCTACCGCGCCTTACTCCGGTTTGGGGTCGGCGGCAGCCCGACTCCCCCTCTTTCTAGCCTTCCTTCcctctttctcttccttctccacCCTTTGCATCTTCCCTCTTCCCCTTCTTTCCCCCATCCTTCCCACCCTTTTCTAGCTCTTATTCCCCTTTACCCATCCATCTCCACTCTTCCCTTTTCCCCTACTTTCCTTCATCCTTCCCCCTTCCTTCATTTCGCTcaaaagttttatttatttatttatttttatttgtgaactttttctcttttggtctTTGTTTTAACTTCCCTTGAGTTTTGTTCTATGAACTCTGTTTCAATTCCCATGAGTTGGTCTCAGATTTGGACTTTCATGGCCTTCTCCTGCTCTAGTGATATTTTTCATTTTGCGTCCTCAACCATCAGCCTTTGCTACTCGGCCTATGTGCTTCTTCTCAGGTGTTGGGTGGTTGTCAAAGTGCTTTTAGCACTATCTGTTTGGATTATGGGAGCGCTTACTGCGCGGGTGGCTTGCTCACCCCCATTTTTCGTTGATCCATTTGTTTCATTGGATCATTctcttggtggtggtggtgtcctTGCGATGGAAGCACATCTGGTGGCTGTTGGTTCCGTTCCAgtcttagggttttttttgttattgttcAACTAGCCACTTTTGGGCCTATATgctgtattttcttttttgctatTGGGCTTGTATTTAGGTCACCAAGAAGAGATGTGAAGAGGACATAAGTAACATAGGGTTGAGTATGGTGATACCACCACCGAGGTCAATTGTAATGGACTCAATCGGTATTTCGATTTCAGCAACTCCTGGTATCTGAAACGGTTCTTGGGCAAAATTACTATCCCGGAGTGTTTCCGCACCAATTTCTATCAAAGTCTTGAGTTGTTGGTTAGCATAGTTGTTGTTGTCGTTGTCAACATGATATACGTCCGGGGTGGCATACATGTTCCTATAATCAATCTTCTGAACAATTTTCTAACCCCCCTCCCCACCCTTAAGGTCATCTAGATAGAAAATCTGTTTTGCCTTACTTGCCAAAATGTAAGGGTCATCATTGTACCAACATCTGTTAGTGTTCACTGATAGTAGTCCATGGTCTCGCGTAACTCTCATACTTCTATGTTGGTTTTTCACCAAATCATCGACACTTAAACAGGATCACTTGTCAACGGCCTTTGTAAAGTAATTGTACTACACTTTTTAGTTTTCCATAGGAATAAATGTTTGTACTATCGCCCCCACCTGATACATGAACCTTACTATTTTGTGTACACAACTTCTCATAATGCTCAGCCCCCAAGAACTTGACGCAGTTAATATAGCAACTTGAGAACATTTCAGCGCAAATGAGTTCTAATGCAAAGTTATATAACTCTTTAGTGTAAGAGGGCGAATCCAATGCCTTCAATTCATTCACCAAATATAATACAAAAACTCAAGATGTtagttttacaaaatttaaagaTAATGATTAAATACATACAATATGTTCAATACAAACACGTTAAGCTTACATATTTGAGAAACCAATGAGGAAACAATTCATGATGCTTTTAGGCATATATATGTGATCATCTCTTCATGCTCATCCATGTATGCCATTTTCTTGTCATAATTCTTGAGTACGAACCAATGCGCTTCATCCATATCCTTTTTGGAAAACGACTCGCCTCGTACTAGATCGTCAAAGGGTCGATTTAGAAAACAATACAAAGTTTCTCTTGCCTCACACCCCGGCCAGTATTGCACTAGGGACGATTGAGCTATCTCAACATCTTGTAGGTACATTCCACAAAATGTAAGCGACTCATATACGACCCAAACCTCTATAATTGATCCTTTGGGCTTCGTACAAACTTTTTTAAATCACAAGCAGTctgcaaaaataaaaagttatcaTTAAAAATAGTCAAATCATCCATATTATGGGCGATGATATACCTTTCTATTGGATACATTCATCGATTGTTGACTGGTCCATCAAGCAATTCGTTATTCAGCAAGTGAATCATCATGTAGATCATACTTGTAAAGAAAGTCAGGAAATATCTGTTCATACTAGCATAGGACTTGCACAATGTAGTCATGCAACTATTTAATGTCTAACTTTCGCAACGAGCTTGCagtcaattgaaaaaaaaaaaaaaacctcgaaAACAACATGATAGCTTCACCACATTAAAAGGCAAGAGGTTTCAAGTACCAATCGGAAGTAGGCTTTGCAGAATCACATGACAATCATGACTCTTTAGTCTAGAAAATTTACCACCATTAACGTTCAAGCAGCGCACGATATTTGAAGCATACCCATATGGAAACTTTACAGAAATAGAAACTTTAAGaactctttcttctcttctggtttaataaaaaaaaaaaatgaaaagctcCTTCTCACTTTGTCACTGTCCCTATTCATCCATAACTTGAGCCTTATGCCCATTTGTTCCAAATTGAGGCAAGCTTTGATCGTGCCCTTTATTTTTCCCTTGATGTCTAGAATTGTTCTGACTAATGTATTGAACACATTTTGCTCAACATGCATAACATTGAGGTTGTGTGTCAGTTTTAATTTCGATCAATAtggctccattttttttttctatcttttacTTATTGGTCAAAGAAGGGTGTTCTTGTTGGAGAGCTTTGGACTCATCCTTTTTGTGGATATAGGTTTGAGGAAAAAACAATTCAATTAGGCTATTGTATCCTGAACGGGACAAGTCAAGAGATATATTGCTGGAATTGTTCGTGAACTTTTGTCAAACCGCACTAGACTTGAATCTCCTTAAAGAGAGTGAAATACCCGTGCCTTAACCTAATTGTCTACGTGCTTCTTAGAAGAATATTAcaattttcttgtattttccCAACATTATGTATTTTATACATATAAAAAGCAGTGCTCcaaaaatcggcctaggcgcTGGGCGACAGAGAACAACCACGATTTAGGCCAACTTGTCCAACAAAATAGGGTAGGAGTTAGGTGCCCGCCTAGGCGCTCTCTAGGCATTCTAAGTGGTGATTCAAGCGATGGTTCTTTTTGCAATCTCGCTGTCATTTTCAATCGCTGACGCATCTCTCGGCTTCGCTTGTTGCCGATTTGATGGGAAAAGGAAGGATGGGAGAGAATGGTGAGGTGGTGAAGCAATGAGAACGGTGGATTGGGAAGCAAATAGAGAAGCATGCAACTTTGTCGGCATGCTGTAGGAGGGGTGGGGAATTAAGAGAAGGAAAACGACGACTGGTATTATgagaaaacaaattgaaatggTAGAGTGAGAGATTGGTAAAAGAGGGAGTTTTAATGGGACAGGAAAAGATGGtacagagaaagaaaaaaatgaataaaatatataagGATTGATGAAACAAAGgaattggatcccatccggatctaATTTGTGGCGATCATAGGGATCCCTACATCTTATTCATTCATCGGGTATCGtgcagtcagaaattatttgatttttttatttaaaattaaacacaaataatatctgacgaaaactgacctcacgatgtacgatgaacggttagAATGTGGGGATCCCTAAGATCCCCATAAAGTGGATCCGAAGATGATCCCTTTCTTGTAACAAAGGCCAAGGCAAGGTTTAAGAGTAGAAAAATAAGTAAAATATTGAAATGATTGATAAAACCAAGACCAACTCGatagtttatatttttttaatgataaaACCAAGACAACCTTGACAATTTATTGTATACTCACGTCCAGCCATCCAACAAGTTCTTAATAAACCAAATTCAACTtgacaattttatttatttattttagttttaattttttttggtaaactatttattttagtatttggcaatgttttgttatttctttttctttttgagtttaacttatttatataataaaagtatataataaatttacttacaACTGCTTAGTCCACTTAAGCCCTTGCCTAAGCTCCGTCTAGCGTTTATCATGACTGTTGCCCGATTAGCgcctgtttataccatatttagggcctccgtatttagacctcgtacaaatactcgggagacttaaatgtaattatgtgataaaggaaggggcaaatatgtaataagtgaggagtccttattttataaaaggacccctcaccctcacaattggaggaggtcaattcctaggccctctcaccccttcTCAAAGCTTTCACTCTTAGAGCTCTCCTTGTCTCCCTCAAaaatataatcagtgtggacgtagcctaaaccttggggtgaaccacgatacatcttgtgttatttacattacttgcaattcacggtcggatttacgttgtaccaagacctccggttttatgcatcaacatttggcgccgtctgtgggaatcgacacgaaaagctatgtcggttctctttcattttttcacctccgccgtgaattTGAAAACCAAAGCTTTCCTAGATCCCACACACATTCTCATGCACCTGAAGAGACATCCACCTCTGAAGAAAAGTCAGAAGCTGGTCTAACAGGGCGCACCAAGAAAGAATTAGCAGCACTTCATAAGAAGTCCTTCCATACGGATCGAAATTACAGCGCATATGGGAAAAGAGAAGGCTTCAAATTGGGGAAAGTCACGATTGGTGGTTTTGTTCTGGAGAAGAGGCTAAAGCCTCAATCTGAAATTCCTGGAGGACAAGCAACAATTGCTTTCTCAAAGTTGAGTGCCGAAGCTGGATCCACCATTCCGTCGACCAGGCGGACAACTATACTAGTGACTGTCAGATCTCCACATCGCTGCTGCCACTCTCTCTCCATCTTTTGAGTTGTTCTTCCAAGTCCCTCCCTTTATCAACATTGTCGTTGAAAAATATCACTTGCACAGTTGCATTTGCACTATCACTCTCATTGTTCTCTCTTCGCTCCGAGTCACAGTCGAGTACCGACTTCCAGTTTCGATGACGTCGCCGCTCGTTGACAAAGAGTATTTCAACAAAATTGACAAGGCTTGCCGCCATCTCCTCGCTCTCGTTTATAGCAGAAGCTGCGCTCCGATCATGCTCCGCTTGTCGTGGCATGATGCTGGGACCTACGATGCCAAGACGAAAACGGGTGGGCCGAATGGGTTGATTCGTAACGAGGAAAGAGTACTCTCATGGTTCCAACAATGGCTTGAAGAAGGCTATTGATTTTTACGATCTGCCACCCAATGGACAATCTGATATTCGAGGTGAGGAAAAATCTGGAGGCGGTGGTTGACGGCGTCGTGCTGAGCAATGAGGTGGCGAAGCTCGAGGCCATCATCGAAGGGCTTAACAAAGCTCTCACTCTTGACTTGGAAGCTGTGACCTTTTTCTGTGATGACTACAGGATTTACCAGTATAACTACCTCCGCCCCGGAGACGCCGTCATTACCCTCCACGACGCCCACCAAGTCCTGGTCGACTTTGGCACTAGCTACATCGGAAAGTTTTTCGTAGAAGCAACCCGTCGGTTCCATAATGCAGATTGGGTCACGGTTAGAGAGGGGGAGTCAGATTTTGTTAAACAGCACCAAAAAGGAGATTCAATGTGGACTGTTCTAAAAGGCTGCGTGTACAAATTGTCTCCATACATGAGATTTCACCCTGGAGGTATGTACATAGTTTAATCTGCTCAAGTTCAAATGTTAGCTAGAGTAAGTGTCATTCCAAGTGTGTATTGTTGACAGATCATCAAccataaataaaatatgtaagCATTActcatgaaaaagaaaaagggggatTTCCTGGGACACAGATAAGAAACGGCTCAAGGAATATTTCAGGAAGTATAGAGAGGTGGTGGAGGCTGTGATCATGAGAGATCGTGCAAAAGCCGAGATAAGATTAATGTACTTATCATtccttgtctgccatctgcaaaagagaaaagaagatagaaacaaaagcaaaagtaagcagaaaaggaaaagagaaaagaagaagagaggcaCATGGgaacactgcaaaagcaaggaataaacaccctaccagaaagatgtgatttacttttcttatttctgaatgatgtaaattatttttcttatctttcggataCATCtttataaaccccatcagagggtaataatagtaaaaaaaaaaaaaaaaaaaaaaggcaaagcctaACATAAATGGGCtgacatgttgtggagggcgaagggctataagcccaaaataactctaaccaggtgatcaaaagtacgcctagtactccaaaattattcggcaacctgccgctattaccaccaaccagtgaccaaaagtacgcccagtactccaaaattattcggcaacctgctgctattaccaccaaccaggtgatgaaatgtacaacccgtactctaatatcatttggcaactagccattcatgccaccaaccaggtaatgaaatgtacaacctgtactcttcttcatgccaccaaccaggtgatcaaaagtacgcccagtgcttcatattatacatgagcattactcatgtcaatcatacataaacattcataagcatcactcatatcaatcatacataaacattcatgagcatcactcatgtcaacattcatgaccatcactcatgtcaacatccatgagcatcactcatgtcaatcaaacattcatgagcatcactcatgtcaatcagcttcaaaagctttatttacaaaagctctagcttcgaaagcttcatttacagagctacaacgtcaaaagcttcatttacaaaagctttagcttcgaaagcttcatttacagagctatagcttcatcatttacaaaagctctagcttcaaaagcttcatttacagagctctagcttcaaagcttcacttgcaaagcttcacctacaaagcttcagtgcagggtatacaaataccacctccgaacaactgccacttcggcccatacatggattcaatttgaagtcttcagccaacaaactctattgaccgaagacttgggggactacactgtgtaccatatattgggcctcatgaaaaatacttgggggacctagcccattatttatgtattgaggagcgatcccttattctataaaagggactccctcactttcattagagaaggcccattattcatgtattgaggagtgatcccttattttataaaagggactccctcaccttcattagagagcaacgccgccagctgagcaactgcctcgccgcgagcatcactcctagcccatcacttatgtattgaggagcgagcccttattctataaaagggactccctcaccttcattagagagcaacgccgccagctgagcaaccgcctcgccgggAGCATCAATcttaacccatcatttatgtattgaggagcgagcccttattctataaaagggactccctcaccactattagagagcatcaccgcctactgagcagccgcctcgccgtgagcatcaactctagcccatcatttgtgtattgaggagcgagcccttattctataaaagggaccccctcaccTCCAagtgccacaagccgagccaacgaaggcaacataagccacaagtcgagcagcctcgcaacatgtgctacttatagttgagcatcatttcagattgagcaccgcctcataccGAACATCAGTTCatgacaacatct is from Malus sylvestris chromosome 5, drMalSylv7.2, whole genome shotgun sequence and encodes:
- the LOC126621753 gene encoding uncharacterized protein LOC126621753; the encoded protein is MKSLCATLALFTLLLFAKPIESRGGVGEYWKTVMNEQSMPQAIGGLLVEVPDLTPKRKAEDCHENMKKPFVGVEEFEPNISSYHDDESKAENSTKDTGSLPKSQAYPDKKPFVAKEEKQPFDEDLSQGRIYLFTTTKRRRIEFVQKSGPF